From the genome of Gemmatimonas phototrophica, one region includes:
- a CDS encoding TonB-dependent receptor has translation MRISRWLGTATAVLGLALLPAQRVLAQGTTTGAIAGTVSDSKKAPVANAQVEVINKANGARTGAITRDNGRYFVPNLEVGQYTVNVRRIGYKQYTAPTVTVSLTQTTRLDIDLEDQVAQLAGITTRAAAANADFAATRQGAQTVISDTLVRRLPTLNRDLTDLVRNTPQVNVSTTGRLSAAGQNNRFNNIQVDGVSLANRFGLGDSPTVGAQVGGRALPLDAIKEFQVLLSPFDVRQGNFTGALVNAVTQSGTNEFRGSAFVYYRDQQMGRDTAFLRNAPFLRRQLGFTLGGPIITNKLRFFASVETSQQNSPASGPFFDASSPTGLINSPTPTARITQAQIDSFTTKLASYNIAAGSPGIQQNENPLLNTFVRLDYQFNDKHRLVLRNIYNDQTAFDFSRSLGTFSFTSNAFERTEKSNQVVAQVFSNFSNGFSNEFTLGLTNTRFKRDPEVTSPMITVQNIGGRGSGISFRAGTENNSQGNELREDLYEIQNNFTMPLGNHLVSIGTRNEIYKVYNAFLQNSYGNYTFDSLSVFAAGGRANSFLGSGSLGGDVAAQFTAAQLGAYIQDQWTVTPRLTVTYGLRVDAPVFFDNPSFAPRVEDAFGYNTSDLPSGNLQWSPRVGFNWDATGDQQNQLRGGAGLFQGIPAYVWMSNQFQNTGVGLAQISCGGGVTTNNGVAPDFNPEPVAPRACGQRPNGSAGRSLDNATAFGNVNVADPSLKFPQLLRATLGYDRKLPGNVVATLEGLYSKSINNFFYTNENISNSSRIDAQGRTVFSPIQASGQPAITRPQPAFDNVLLLQNQSKDYSYSMTGQLRKRFDGGFEGGVAYTYSKSYAVSDLTSSVALSNWQFGRVYSGEQNDKPLNTSLFDQPHRLLINGTYTAPWKSNQTSISFYFSRQSGTPYAFTYGGAAGRGDMNGDGSNANDPIYIPTGLGDTKQRFVNRGSGSSLVTAATQEQQFDAFINANSCLSKQRGQIMEPTSCRNPMFDRFDVTLEQQLPSAAGERVTMRLDIFNFANLLNRSWGKVRSASGFGNATLLEVQSMTSADAATQVPNVTFANNFNTNFSPINFQQFYQIQASLRFAF, from the coding sequence ATGCGAATCTCACGTTGGCTCGGTACCGCCACAGCGGTGCTCGGTCTTGCTCTCCTCCCCGCCCAGCGTGTGCTGGCGCAGGGGACCACCACCGGCGCTATCGCCGGCACGGTGTCCGATTCCAAGAAGGCGCCCGTTGCCAACGCCCAGGTTGAGGTCATCAACAAGGCCAATGGCGCCCGGACTGGGGCCATCACCCGCGACAACGGCCGTTACTTCGTGCCCAACCTCGAAGTGGGCCAGTACACCGTGAACGTGCGGCGTATCGGCTACAAGCAGTACACGGCCCCCACGGTCACGGTCAGCCTCACGCAGACCACGCGCCTCGACATCGACCTGGAAGATCAGGTCGCCCAGCTGGCGGGCATCACGACCCGCGCGGCGGCGGCCAACGCCGACTTCGCCGCCACCCGCCAGGGCGCGCAGACCGTCATCTCGGACACGCTGGTTCGTCGCCTTCCCACGCTCAACCGCGACCTCACCGACCTCGTCCGCAACACGCCACAGGTAAACGTGTCCACCACGGGACGCCTGTCCGCCGCCGGCCAGAACAACCGGTTCAACAACATTCAGGTGGACGGTGTCTCGCTCGCCAATCGTTTCGGTCTCGGTGATTCGCCGACGGTAGGCGCTCAGGTCGGTGGCCGCGCGCTGCCGCTCGATGCCATCAAGGAGTTCCAGGTTCTGCTTTCGCCGTTCGACGTGCGCCAAGGCAACTTCACCGGTGCCCTGGTCAACGCGGTGACGCAGTCGGGGACCAACGAGTTCCGCGGCTCGGCGTTTGTGTACTACCGCGACCAGCAGATGGGGCGCGACACCGCATTCCTGCGCAACGCGCCGTTCCTGCGTCGTCAGCTGGGCTTCACGCTTGGCGGCCCGATCATCACCAACAAGCTGCGCTTCTTCGCCAGCGTAGAAACGTCGCAGCAGAATTCGCCGGCCAGCGGACCGTTCTTCGATGCCTCGTCGCCCACGGGACTGATCAACTCACCTACCCCTACGGCGCGGATCACGCAGGCGCAGATCGATTCGTTCACCACCAAACTGGCCAGCTACAACATTGCCGCCGGCAGCCCGGGCATCCAGCAGAACGAAAACCCGCTGCTCAATACGTTCGTCCGGTTGGACTACCAGTTCAATGACAAGCACCGCCTGGTGCTCCGCAACATCTATAACGACCAGACGGCGTTCGACTTCTCGCGGTCGCTCGGCACGTTCAGCTTCACCTCCAATGCATTCGAGCGTACCGAAAAGTCCAATCAGGTCGTGGCGCAGGTATTCTCGAACTTCTCCAACGGGTTCTCCAACGAGTTCACGCTCGGGCTCACCAACACCCGTTTCAAGCGCGACCCGGAAGTGACCTCGCCCATGATCACGGTGCAGAACATCGGCGGCCGTGGGTCAGGGATCTCGTTCCGCGCCGGTACAGAGAACAACTCGCAGGGCAACGAGCTGCGTGAAGACCTGTACGAAATCCAGAACAACTTCACCATGCCGTTGGGGAACCACCTGGTTTCCATCGGTACGCGCAATGAGATCTACAAGGTCTATAACGCGTTCCTCCAGAATTCGTACGGCAACTACACCTTCGACTCGTTGTCGGTGTTTGCGGCCGGCGGTCGGGCCAACAGCTTCCTGGGCTCCGGCAGCCTGGGCGGCGATGTCGCGGCGCAGTTCACGGCGGCTCAGCTGGGTGCGTATATCCAGGATCAGTGGACCGTGACCCCGCGCCTGACCGTCACGTACGGTTTGCGCGTCGACGCGCCAGTATTCTTCGACAACCCGTCCTTCGCCCCGCGCGTGGAAGACGCCTTTGGGTACAACACCAGCGACCTGCCGTCGGGCAACCTGCAGTGGTCGCCCCGCGTCGGCTTCAATTGGGACGCCACGGGTGACCAGCAAAATCAGCTCCGCGGCGGCGCAGGTTTGTTCCAAGGCATCCCGGCGTACGTGTGGATGTCCAACCAGTTCCAGAACACCGGTGTCGGTCTGGCGCAGATCAGCTGCGGTGGCGGCGTCACCACCAACAATGGGGTCGCCCCCGACTTCAATCCGGAACCGGTCGCACCGCGTGCCTGCGGTCAGCGGCCCAACGGATCCGCCGGGCGCAGCCTCGACAACGCAACGGCGTTTGGCAACGTGAACGTGGCCGATCCGAGCCTCAAGTTCCCGCAGCTGCTGCGCGCCACGTTGGGCTACGACCGCAAGCTGCCCGGGAATGTGGTTGCCACGCTCGAAGGATTGTACTCGAAGAGCATCAACAACTTCTTCTACACCAACGAGAACATCTCCAACTCCAGCCGCATTGATGCGCAGGGACGTACGGTCTTCTCGCCCATTCAGGCGAGTGGTCAGCCGGCCATCACCCGCCCGCAGCCGGCGTTCGACAACGTCCTGCTCCTCCAGAATCAGAGCAAGGATTACAGCTACAGCATGACCGGCCAGCTGCGGAAGCGCTTCGATGGCGGATTTGAAGGCGGTGTGGCGTACACGTACAGCAAGTCGTACGCGGTGTCCGACCTCACGTCTTCGGTGGCGCTGTCCAACTGGCAGTTTGGCCGCGTCTACTCGGGTGAGCAGAACGACAAGCCCCTCAACACCTCGTTGTTCGACCAGCCGCACCGCCTGCTGATCAATGGCACCTATACGGCGCCGTGGAAGAGCAACCAGACGAGCATCTCCTTCTACTTCAGTCGGCAGTCGGGCACCCCGTACGCCTTCACGTATGGTGGCGCCGCCGGCCGTGGTGACATGAACGGCGACGGCTCCAATGCCAACGACCCGATCTACATCCCCACCGGCCTTGGCGATACCAAGCAGCGCTTCGTCAACCGTGGCTCGGGCAGTTCGCTTGTAACGGCGGCTACCCAGGAGCAGCAGTTTGACGCGTTCATCAACGCCAACAGCTGTCTCTCCAAGCAGCGTGGGCAGATCATGGAGCCCACGTCGTGCCGCAACCCGATGTTCGACCGGTTTGATGTCACGCTGGAACAGCAGCTGCCGTCGGCGGCTGGCGAGCGCGTCACCATGCGTCTCGACATCTTCAACTTTGCCAACCTGCTCAACCGCAGCTGGGGCAAGGTGCGCTCGGCGTCGGGCTTCGGCAATGCCACATTGCTCGAAGTACAGTCCATGACGAGCGCCGATGCGGCTACCCAAGTGCCGAATGTGACATTTGCCAACAACTTCAACACGAACTTCTCACCCATCAACTTCCAGCAGTTCTATCAGATCCAGGCCAGCCTGCGCTTCGCGTTCTGA
- a CDS encoding TonB-dependent receptor → MMHFVRRAVRSWMALAVAVVAMASARSVEAQVTTSAIRGSVTDSTGKPLENVRIDAVHTPSGTRYSTGTRADGGFAIIGMRIGGPYQITAGALGYRKETREIGALTLGITTDVRFKLATAAVQLQGLTTQADANALSTTRTGAATSVSRQTIEALPTISRRIGDFTRLTPQASGSSFAGQDNRLNNITVDGSYFNNSFGLGGQPGDRTGVAPISLDAIDQIQVNIAPYDVRQGNFTGAGVNTVTRSGTNQFTGSVYYFMRNEDLVGRQAGANTFNPGTFNYSQIGARLAGPLIKDKLFFFTSYEEDKQTQPGILRLANTGGQPVTGNTTRVLESDLVGLSTFLRDKFDYETGPFAGYDNETPGQRFLTRLDYNLNDKNKFSVRFNMLNSNTDVNLSTSSSLGFGRANNNTFLSFQNSNYQIKENIRSIVGEWNSLFGDRMANNFIIGYTSQDESRSTRGGKVFPFVDILQEGTAYTSFGFEPFTPSNELRYKSFQIQNNLTISRDRHDFTLGGSFERYESENVFFPGSQSSYVYSSLADFYTDANDYLANPNRTTSPVTARRFQVRWSNIPGQEKPIQPLEVMYGGVYAQDDFRAMDNLRFTVGLRVDVPVFGKTGFTNPQANGFTFRDENRRDLSIQTQKLPDANLLWSPRFGFNWDVNSDQKTQIRGGTGIFTGRPAYVWISNQVGNNGVLTGFESVDNTRNRPFNPDPDAYKPTNVTGAPAAQYELALTDPDFKFPQIWRSNLAVDRRIFWGMNATAEFLYSKDVNGIYYIDANLAGPTSTFQGADRRPRYSDTCPAGGLQVRINCNVQNAIILKNQDVGSAWNAAFSLERGFRNGFFAKGAYSYGMSRNTVDAGSIAGGSFTGNPITFDANNPGVGISGTAAGHRFFLASTYEKQYFGFGKTGISLYFEGRNAGNTSYTISGDLNGDGIANNELIYVPKDRSEMNFEQFTATGSGAKTFTVQEQQDAFEAFINQDKHLSSRRGQYAQRGAVFLPMIYNADLSITQDIFARLGGQKNALQLRLDILNFGNFLNDNWGQGLRAVNNRPLVARGADAQGRALFRFTNTSPTQLLSKSFERTAGTSDVWRMQLGLRYTFN, encoded by the coding sequence ATGATGCATTTCGTCCGGCGTGCTGTTCGCAGCTGGATGGCGCTTGCTGTGGCCGTCGTGGCCATGGCCAGCGCCCGTTCGGTGGAGGCACAGGTCACCACGTCCGCGATTCGCGGATCGGTGACCGACTCCACCGGCAAGCCCCTCGAAAACGTTCGTATTGATGCCGTGCATACGCCCTCAGGCACGCGTTACAGCACCGGGACTCGCGCCGACGGTGGCTTTGCCATCATTGGTATGCGTATCGGCGGTCCGTACCAGATCACGGCCGGCGCTTTGGGGTATCGCAAGGAAACGCGCGAGATTGGCGCCCTGACCCTGGGTATTACGACCGACGTGCGCTTCAAGCTCGCCACGGCGGCCGTGCAGCTGCAGGGACTCACCACGCAGGCCGACGCCAATGCGCTGAGCACGACGCGCACCGGTGCCGCCACGTCGGTGAGCCGCCAGACCATTGAAGCGCTGCCCACGATTTCGCGTCGTATTGGCGACTTCACGCGCCTCACGCCGCAGGCGAGCGGCTCGAGCTTTGCCGGTCAGGACAACCGCCTGAACAACATCACGGTGGACGGCTCGTACTTCAACAACTCATTCGGTTTGGGCGGTCAGCCCGGTGACCGCACGGGTGTGGCCCCCATCTCGCTCGACGCCATCGACCAGATTCAGGTGAACATTGCCCCGTACGACGTGCGGCAGGGCAACTTCACCGGTGCCGGTGTGAACACCGTGACCCGCTCGGGCACGAACCAGTTCACCGGCTCGGTCTACTACTTCATGCGGAACGAAGACCTCGTCGGCCGCCAGGCCGGTGCGAATACGTTCAATCCCGGAACGTTCAACTACTCCCAGATTGGCGCCCGCCTCGCCGGTCCGCTCATCAAGGACAAGCTGTTCTTCTTCACGAGCTACGAAGAGGACAAGCAGACGCAGCCGGGCATCTTGCGTCTGGCCAATACCGGCGGCCAGCCGGTGACCGGCAACACGACGCGCGTGCTGGAGTCCGACCTGGTGGGCCTGTCCACGTTCCTGCGCGACAAGTTCGATTACGAAACCGGCCCCTTTGCCGGCTACGACAACGAAACGCCGGGGCAGCGCTTTCTCACGCGCCTCGACTACAACCTGAACGACAAGAACAAGTTCAGCGTCCGCTTCAACATGCTGAACTCGAACACCGACGTAAATCTGTCCACGTCGAGCTCGCTGGGTTTCGGCCGCGCGAACAACAACACGTTCCTCTCCTTCCAGAATTCGAACTACCAGATCAAGGAGAACATCCGCAGCATCGTGGGTGAATGGAACTCCCTGTTCGGCGATCGGATGGCCAACAACTTCATCATCGGCTACACGTCGCAGGACGAAAGCCGCTCGACGCGCGGTGGCAAGGTGTTCCCGTTCGTGGACATCCTGCAGGAAGGTACGGCCTACACGTCATTCGGCTTTGAACCGTTCACGCCGAGCAACGAGCTGCGCTACAAGAGCTTCCAGATTCAGAACAACCTGACCATCTCGCGTGACCGGCACGATTTCACGCTCGGTGGCTCGTTCGAGCGGTACGAGTCGGAGAACGTCTTCTTCCCGGGGTCGCAGAGCTCGTACGTGTACAGCTCGCTGGCCGACTTCTATACGGACGCCAACGATTACCTGGCCAACCCCAACCGTACGACGTCGCCGGTCACGGCGCGCCGCTTCCAGGTGCGGTGGTCCAACATCCCGGGGCAAGAGAAGCCCATCCAGCCGCTCGAAGTGATGTACGGCGGGGTGTACGCGCAGGATGACTTCCGCGCGATGGACAACCTGCGCTTCACGGTGGGCCTGCGTGTGGACGTGCCGGTGTTTGGCAAGACGGGCTTCACGAATCCACAGGCGAACGGCTTCACGTTCCGCGATGAGAACCGTCGCGACCTGAGCATCCAGACCCAGAAGCTCCCTGACGCCAACCTGCTCTGGTCGCCGCGCTTCGGCTTCAACTGGGATGTGAACAGCGACCAGAAGACGCAGATCCGTGGTGGTACGGGCATTTTCACTGGCCGTCCGGCCTACGTGTGGATCTCCAATCAGGTCGGCAACAACGGCGTGCTCACGGGTTTCGAGTCGGTGGATAACACCCGCAACCGGCCGTTCAACCCCGATCCGGATGCGTACAAGCCCACGAACGTTACCGGCGCGCCGGCGGCGCAGTACGAGCTCGCGCTGACGGACCCGGACTTCAAGTTCCCGCAGATCTGGCGTTCCAACCTCGCGGTGGACCGTCGCATCTTCTGGGGCATGAACGCGACGGCCGAGTTCCTGTACAGCAAGGATGTAAATGGCATCTACTACATCGACGCCAACCTGGCCGGCCCGACCAGCACGTTCCAGGGTGCCGACCGTCGTCCTCGCTACAGCGATACCTGTCCGGCGGGCGGCTTGCAGGTCCGCATCAACTGCAACGTGCAGAATGCCATCATCCTCAAGAATCAGGACGTGGGTTCGGCATGGAACGCCGCGTTCTCGCTGGAGCGTGGGTTCCGTAACGGCTTCTTCGCCAAGGGCGCGTACAGCTATGGTATGTCGCGCAACACGGTTGATGCCGGTTCCATTGCCGGCGGCAGCTTCACGGGCAACCCGATCACGTTCGACGCGAACAACCCGGGCGTCGGTATCTCGGGCACCGCGGCCGGGCATCGCTTCTTCCTGGCCAGCACGTACGAGAAGCAGTACTTCGGTTTCGGCAAGACGGGCATCTCGTTGTACTTCGAAGGCCGCAATGCCGGCAACACGAGCTACACGATCTCGGGCGACCTGAATGGCGACGGTATTGCCAACAACGAGTTGATCTACGTACCGAAGGACCGCTCGGAAATGAACTTCGAGCAGTTCACGGCGACTGGCAGCGGCGCCAAGACCTTCACGGTGCAGGAGCAGCAGGACGCGTTTGAAGCCTTCATCAATCAGGACAAACACCTCAGCTCGCGCCGCGGCCAGTACGCCCAGCGTGGTGCGGTGTTCCTGCCGATGATCTACAACGCGGACCTGAGCATCACGCAGGACATCTTCGCCCGCCTTGGCGGCCAGAAGAACGCCCTGCAGCTGCGCCTCGACATCCTGAACTTCGGCAACTTCCTGAACGACAATTGGGGTCAGGGGCTGCGTGCCGTAAACAACCGTCCGCTGGTGGCTCGCGGTGCGGACGCACAGGGACGCGCGCTGTTCCGCTTCACCAACACGTCGCCCACGCAGCTGCTGTCCAAGAGCTTTGAGCGCACCGCCGGCACAAGTGATGTGTGGCGTATGCAGTTGGGGTTGCGGTACACCTTCAACTAA
- a CDS encoding amino acid permease yields MAKPPATSAPASTPAELPRSLGLWSAIAVLVGTTIGSGIFRSPAGIADKLPGPLPLMAVWTVGGLFALCGALTLAELAGAMPRTGGYFIYIREAWGRLPAFLYGWAEFTLIRAAALGGISLTFAQYFLRALGIDPSLAPYDAYAHYIAAGALILMATINVVGLRWGSLVQNVTTVAKYGGLVIIVLLAFTLGLPKTGGHFTPAVPPGSFSVSAFGLALVSVLWAFDGWGDLAKVSGEVKDPERTLPKAIVLGTLAIIAIYLLANLAYLSVLSVDEMRKAPLVAADVALRLIGPVGVTLVSLTVLLSTFGSVNGSLLTGPRIFFAMADDGLFFKQVAKVHPTFKTPYVAIIMTGTLGVAFVLLRSFEQLADIFVTASLVFYIMSIGAIFKLRKRPDWNPPVKTPLYPFVPALFCLAVLFLLGNSLMDDAQRIPTLGVFGVILLGVPVFYATVGRKRG; encoded by the coding sequence ATGGCCAAGCCACCCGCAACCTCCGCCCCCGCCTCCACCCCCGCCGAGCTCCCCCGCTCGCTCGGGCTCTGGAGTGCCATTGCTGTTCTGGTCGGTACCACCATCGGCTCCGGGATCTTCCGGTCGCCGGCGGGCATTGCCGACAAGCTCCCCGGGCCCTTGCCGCTCATGGCGGTGTGGACCGTGGGCGGCCTCTTTGCCCTCTGTGGCGCGCTCACCCTGGCCGAACTGGCCGGCGCCATGCCCCGCACGGGCGGCTATTTCATCTATATCCGGGAAGCCTGGGGGCGGTTGCCGGCCTTCCTGTACGGCTGGGCCGAGTTCACGCTCATCCGGGCGGCGGCGCTGGGGGGCATCTCGCTCACCTTTGCCCAGTATTTCCTGCGCGCGCTGGGCATCGATCCCAGTCTGGCCCCCTACGACGCCTACGCCCACTACATCGCGGCCGGTGCGCTCATCCTCATGGCCACGATCAACGTGGTGGGGCTGCGCTGGGGCTCGCTGGTGCAGAACGTGACCACGGTGGCCAAGTACGGCGGACTGGTCATCATCGTGTTGTTGGCGTTCACCCTGGGGCTCCCTAAGACCGGCGGCCATTTCACCCCAGCCGTTCCGCCGGGCAGCTTCTCGGTGTCGGCCTTCGGGTTGGCCCTGGTCTCGGTGCTCTGGGCGTTCGATGGCTGGGGCGACCTCGCCAAGGTGTCGGGGGAGGTGAAAGACCCCGAACGCACGCTCCCCAAGGCGATCGTGCTGGGGACGTTGGCGATCATCGCGATCTACCTGCTGGCCAATCTCGCGTACCTGTCGGTGCTCTCGGTCGACGAAATGCGGAAAGCCCCACTGGTCGCTGCCGACGTGGCGCTGCGCCTCATTGGTCCGGTCGGCGTAACCCTGGTGTCACTCACGGTGCTGCTTTCCACCTTTGGTTCCGTGAACGGCTCACTGCTTACCGGCCCGCGCATCTTTTTTGCCATGGCCGACGACGGGCTGTTCTTCAAGCAGGTCGCCAAGGTGCACCCCACCTTCAAGACGCCGTACGTCGCCATCATCATGACCGGCACGTTGGGCGTCGCGTTTGTTCTGCTGCGCAGCTTCGAGCAGCTGGCCGACATTTTCGTCACCGCGAGTCTCGTGTTCTACATCATGAGCATTGGCGCCATTTTCAAACTGCGGAAGCGCCCCGACTGGAACCCGCCGGTCAAGACGCCGCTCTACCCGTTCGTGCCCGCGCTCTTCTGTCTCGCCGTGCTCTTCCTGCTCGGCAATTCCCTCATGGACGACGCGCAGCGTATTCCCACGCTTGGCGTCTTTGGCGTGATCCTGCTGGGCGTGCCGGTATTCTACGCTACCGTTGGTCGGAAACGCGGTTGA
- a CDS encoding heme o synthase codes for MDTPVNGDAPLKAPADTPLSRDLVALTKPRIISLLLVTTAAPMYAAGSPSLWTVLLVMVGGYLMAGGANAVNMYIDRDIDDVMARTRLRPIPSGRMSPTQVLAFGVFCATLATWMLAHFVNVLTAGLALAGFYFYVFIYTRILKRTSPQNIVIGGAAGAFPPLVGWAAVTGTLDVTALCLFLIVFYWTPPHFWALALLKQVDYGRAKVPMAPLVWGERETMNQMVWYTVILLVLTLLPVLYGAFGVLYLVSAVVLGGLLMWGVLKVLWAAKRNAPWTAPAWWVYKYSLLYLALLFVAMGVDRAITR; via the coding sequence TTGGATACTCCCGTGAATGGCGACGCGCCACTGAAGGCTCCGGCGGATACGCCGCTGTCGCGGGATCTCGTGGCGCTGACCAAGCCACGCATCATTTCGCTGCTGCTGGTGACCACGGCCGCGCCCATGTACGCGGCGGGTTCGCCAAGCCTGTGGACCGTCCTGCTGGTGATGGTGGGCGGATATCTCATGGCCGGTGGCGCCAACGCGGTGAACATGTACATCGACCGCGATATCGATGACGTGATGGCACGCACGCGGTTGCGCCCCATTCCCAGCGGGCGCATGTCGCCCACGCAGGTGCTGGCGTTCGGTGTGTTTTGCGCCACGCTGGCCACCTGGATGCTGGCGCACTTCGTGAACGTGCTCACGGCGGGGCTCGCGCTGGCGGGCTTCTATTTCTACGTGTTCATCTACACGCGCATTCTCAAGCGCACGTCGCCGCAGAACATCGTGATTGGTGGCGCGGCCGGTGCCTTCCCGCCGCTGGTGGGATGGGCCGCAGTGACGGGCACACTCGACGTCACTGCGCTGTGCCTCTTCCTCATTGTGTTCTACTGGACGCCGCCCCACTTCTGGGCGCTCGCGCTGCTCAAGCAGGTGGACTACGGCCGTGCCAAGGTGCCCATGGCGCCGCTGGTGTGGGGTGAGCGTGAGACGATGAACCAGATGGTGTGGTACACGGTCATCCTTCTGGTGCTCACCCTGTTGCCGGTACTGTACGGCGCGTTCGGCGTGCTGTATCTCGTCTCCGCCGTGGTGCTGGGTGGCCTGCTCATGTGGGGCGTGTTGAAGGTGCTGTGGGCGGCCAAGCGCAACGCGCCGTGGACGGCGCCGGCGTGGTGGGTCTACAAGTATTCGCTGCTCTATCTCGCCCTGCTGTTTGTGGCGATGGGCGTGGACCGCGCGATCACGCGGTGA
- a CDS encoding ABC transporter ATP-binding protein, whose translation MTARRDDTPAGSLNGAGEADHSPRPRFSAKPLARLLPLVRPYRTRLAVAFVFLVIAAAAGLVFPAVMRYLLDAAFEQKDKLALDRIAIGLVLVFAVQAAANFVQVYLLSSSTERIVAGLRARTFAHLIRLSPAFFTERRTGELTSRLSSDLGLMQSLLSTWVSELSRQSLFLIGGAVMMFVTNFRLTITTLAVVPLVVGAAIFFGRSLRKASTSVQDRIAEAMGMADESFGAIRTVQSFTREAEETRRFGASLRELVGVAVHRSRTRALFFSVVGFVAFGAVAAVLWQGGTQVLAGKLTAGTLVAFLFYALFVAAAVGSLATLFGNFQEAVGAATRVWELLDTKPSVRDPEVPLSLPAPLRGAVCFENVAFRYMPQQPDVISGISLEMGQGEVVALVGRSGAGKTTIASLLPRFWDVTQGRITLDGLDIRDLALDTLRGAIGIVPQEPVLFSGTIRENIAYANPRASEAEIVRAAQAAHAWEFIAKLPDGLETRVGERGVKLSGGQRQRVAIARVFLKNPAVVILDEATSSLDTESERYVEAALEDLLEGRTTLIIAHRLSTVRRADRVIVLDAGRIVETGTHETLVDQEDGLYARLYAAI comes from the coding sequence GTGACCGCACGCCGCGACGACACGCCTGCCGGTTCTCTGAACGGCGCAGGCGAGGCTGACCACTCTCCCCGCCCCCGCTTCTCCGCCAAGCCGTTGGCGCGCCTGTTGCCTCTGGTGCGCCCCTACCGGACGCGCCTGGCGGTGGCATTCGTCTTTCTGGTGATTGCCGCCGCTGCGGGGCTCGTGTTTCCGGCGGTCATGCGCTACCTGCTCGACGCGGCGTTCGAGCAGAAGGACAAGCTGGCTCTCGACCGCATTGCCATTGGGCTGGTGCTCGTATTTGCCGTGCAGGCCGCTGCCAACTTTGTGCAGGTCTACCTGCTCAGCTCCTCCACGGAGCGCATTGTGGCCGGGCTCCGGGCACGCACGTTTGCACACCTCATTCGACTGTCACCGGCGTTCTTCACCGAGCGGCGTACCGGTGAATTGACCAGCCGCTTGAGCAGTGATCTGGGGCTGATGCAATCGCTGCTCTCCACCTGGGTTTCCGAACTCTCGCGGCAGTCGCTGTTCCTGATTGGCGGCGCGGTGATGATGTTCGTAACCAACTTCCGACTGACGATCACCACGCTGGCCGTGGTGCCGCTGGTCGTGGGGGCCGCCATTTTCTTTGGCCGGTCGCTGCGCAAAGCCAGCACGTCGGTGCAGGACCGTATCGCCGAGGCCATGGGCATGGCCGATGAATCATTCGGCGCCATTCGCACGGTGCAAAGTTTTACTAGGGAAGCCGAGGAAACGCGCCGCTTTGGGGCATCGCTTCGCGAGCTGGTTGGCGTAGCGGTCCATCGCTCGCGCACCCGCGCCCTGTTCTTCAGTGTGGTGGGCTTCGTGGCCTTTGGTGCGGTGGCTGCGGTGCTCTGGCAAGGAGGCACGCAGGTGCTGGCGGGCAAGCTGACGGCCGGCACGCTGGTGGCGTTCCTCTTCTACGCGTTGTTTGTCGCCGCGGCGGTTGGGTCGCTCGCCACACTCTTCGGCAACTTCCAGGAGGCGGTGGGCGCCGCGACCCGCGTGTGGGAGCTGCTCGATACCAAACCCAGCGTGCGCGACCCGGAAGTCCCGCTGTCGCTGCCGGCGCCACTGCGCGGTGCGGTGTGTTTTGAAAATGTGGCTTTCCGCTACATGCCACAGCAGCCCGATGTGATCAGCGGTATCTCCCTGGAGATGGGACAGGGAGAAGTGGTGGCGCTGGTCGGTCGCAGTGGCGCGGGCAAGACCACGATTGCCAGTCTGCTGCCGCGCTTCTGGGATGTGACACAGGGGCGCATTACGCTGGACGGGCTGGATATCCGTGATCTCGCGCTCGATACCCTGCGCGGTGCCATTGGCATTGTGCCGCAGGAGCCGGTGCTCTTCAGCGGCACCATTCGCGAGAACATTGCCTACGCCAATCCGCGGGCCTCAGAGGCGGAGATTGTGCGGGCCGCGCAGGCGGCGCACGCGTGGGAGTTCATTGCCAAGCTCCCCGATGGCCTGGAGACGCGAGTTGGTGAGCGCGGCGTGAAATTGTCTGGTGGACAGCGGCAACGCGTGGCCATTGCGCGCGTGTTCCTCAAGAATCCCGCCGTGGTCATTCTCGACGAAGCCACCTCCAGCCTGGACACCGAGAGCGAGCGCTATGTGGAAGCGGCGCTCGAAGATCTGTTGGAAGGGCGCACCACGCTCATCATTGCCCATCGCCTGAGCACTGTGCGACGCGCCGACCGCGTGATCGTGCTCGATGCCGGCCGCATCGTGGAGACCGGAACACACGAGACGCTGGTAGACCAGGAAGACGGACTCTACGCGAGACTATACGCGGCGATCTGA